The genomic window TTTTCTCGATACCCCGATTTGCGTCAGATGGGAAATATGGGGGTAGTAACAGAAAAATGGCAACTAGAAGATACCAGTAGAAACCGCAAATTTTTCGCCCTAGTCTACAAACCACAACGCTGGCGAGAGGGAAAAACCCCAGTTATCATTTTCTCCCACGGTTTGGCTTCTAAACCCGAAGATTTTGGGCAAATTGGGGAGTACATGGCTTCTTACGGTTATGTATTTGTGATCCCTCAACATCCAGGTAGCGATTATATTCAAATCCAAGATATGATCGCTGGATACAAGCGGCAAGTTTTTGAAGTTCAAGAATTTATCGATCGCCCAAAAGATATCAGCTACATCATTGACGAACTGACTCGGCGTAACCAAGCTGAATTTGGAGGTAGGCTGAAGCTGGATTCAGTAGGAGTTGCGGGACATTCCTTTGGGGGTTATACAGCTTTGGCACTGGGAGGAGCTAAGATTGATTGGGACAACCTCGAAGGGGAATGCGATCGCTACATCTGGCGCATTAATTTGTCTTTACTACTTCAGTGTCAAGCTTTAGAATTACCCCAGACCAACTATACCTTTAAAGACCCTCGTGTGGGGGCTATTTTTGCGATTAACCCCGCTAACAGTGCAATTTTTGGTCAAAAAGGGTTAAGTCAAATTTCTCTACCTGTAATGCTCGGATCTGGAAGTTACGATCCGGCTACTCCTATTGTGTACGAACAGAGTCGTTCTTTTTTGTGGTTGACTACCCCTGATAAGTATCTTGCCATTTTAGAAGGACAAGCTCACGTAGATGTGTCTAAATTAGATCCAGGAATTCAAGACATTATCAATTCAGTACCTGGATTAACGCTAGCCGATTCTCAACTACTATCAGAGTATACTAATGCTTTATTTTTAGGCTTTTTTGAAGTCTATATTGCTAAAAATGACAATTATCGTCCTTATCTAGAATCGAGTTACGCTAAGTTTATCAGTCAAGAACCTTTTGAACTTTTGACGATCGATGGTACTTCTAGCGAACAATTATCAGACGTAGTTAAGCAGATTGAAGACTAGAAAAACATTTTCAATTTAAAAACAATGGCGGTTGAAACCGCATCTATACAGATAAAACCTGCCTACGCAGGTTCAAAACGATCGCGCATTAGTCCGCGTAGGCGGACTTGGTTTGTGTAGCCGCGAATTCCATTCGCCAGGGCGATTTTTACTCCCCCTGTTTTCTATCTCCCTACTTCTCGACATATCTCTCGTACCTCTTGCTCTTGAGGATGACTGGCAATATAGTCTTTGAGCCACAGGCAACCGCGCGCCATTAGATCGTCGAGATTCAAACTCCACAGAATTACAGTTCCGTCGGCACTAGCAGAAGCAAGAGTTTGGCCATCTGGGCTAAAGGCGATACTGAAAACGAAATCGCGATGCCCAGTAAGAGTGGTAATCAAAGTCCCGTCACAGTGCCACAGTTTGACGGTGTTGTCTCTACTAGCAGAAGCAATGGTTTGCCCAATGCCTGACGGCAGGCTAACGCCAACTGGGCTGAATACTACCCTCGTAATCCCACCGCTATGCCCAGTCAGAGTGGTAATTAGAGTCCCGTCAAGTTTCCATAATTTGATGGTTTTGTCTCTACTGCCAGAAACGATTGTTTGCCCGTCTGGGCTGAAGGCGACACTAGTAACCCGATCTGTGTGTCCAGTTAGAGTGTTAATTAGAGTCCCATCAAGTTTCCACAATTTGATGGTTTTGTCCTCACTGGCAGAAGCAATGGTTTGCCCAATGCCTGACGGCAGGCTAACACCAACTGGACTAAACGCTATGCTGAAAACCTCACCACTATGCCCAGTGAGGGTGGTAATTAAAGTGCCGTCAAGTTTCCACAATTTGATGGTTTTGTCGTCACTGGCAGAAGCAATGGTTTCCCCATCTGGGCTGAAAGCAACGCTTCCAACCCCATCGCTATGCCCAGTCAGAGTGGTAATCAAAGTGCCGTCAAGTTTCCATAATTTGATGGTTTTGTCCTCACTGGCAGAAGCAATGGTTTCCCCATCGGGGCTGAAAGCAACGCTCCAAACCTCACCACTATGCCCAGTCAGAGTGGTAATTAGAGTCCCGTCAAGTTTCCATAGTTTGATGGTCTTGTCTCTACTGGCAGAAGCAATGGTTTGCCCAATGCCTGACGGCAGGCTAACGCCAACTGGGCTGAAGGCAACACTCCAAACCACATAGCTATGCCCAGTAAGGGTGGTAATCAAAGTTCCGTTAAGTTTCCACAGTTTGATAGTTTTGTCGAGACTACCAGAAGCGAGGGTTTGCCCATCTGGGCTGAAGACTACACTATTAACCAAATCGCGATGCCCAGTGAGAGTGGTAATCGCAGTCCCGTCACTTTTCCACAATTTGATGGTTTTGTCACTAACAGAAGCAATGGTTTCTCCATCTGGGCTGAAAGCGATGCTTGCAACCCCAAAGCTATGCCCAGTGAAGGTGGTAATTAAAGTCCCGTCAAGTTTCCACAGTTTGATGGTTTTGTCATCACTACCAGAAGCAATAGTTTCCCCATCTGGGCTGAAAGCTAAGTTATAAACCCCATCGCTATGCCCAGTGAGGGTGGTAATTAAAGTCCCGTCTCGCTGCCAAAGCTTGATGGTTTTGTCATCACTACCAGAAGCAATAGTTTCTCCGTCTGGACTAAAGGCGACACTTGTAGTCATGCCATTATGCCCAATGATCGTGGTAATTAAAGTCCCGTCAAGTTGCCAAAGTTTGATAGTTTTGTCATCGCTGCCACAAGAAGCAATGGTTTGCCCGTCTGGGCTGAAGGCGACGCTCCAAACTTCACCACTATGACCAGTAAGGGTAGTAATTAGAGTCCCGTCAGGTTTCCACAATTTGATGGTTTTGTCCCAACTACCAGAAGCAATAGTTTGCCCATCTAGACTGAAGGCTACACTATTAACCTCAGCGCTATGCCCAGTGAGGGTGGTAATTAGAGTTCCGTCAAGTTGCCACAGTTTGATGGTTTTATCATCACTGCCACAAGAAGCAATGGTTTGCCCGTCTGGACTGAAGGCGACGCTCCAAACCTCACCACTATGACCTTCTAACTGATTTTGTTCGCGAATATTGAAAAGAATGTTCTGTAAAGTAAACAAGGAACTGGTGGTTGGATATTCTGCTAGAGAGCGTTTATCGCCAATGAGTTTCTTTAAATCTCGACTAGCCCGCATGGCTGAGAGTAAAGCCTCAAGCTGTGCCGATTCAAAATGTCGCCACGCATTAGTTCCCTCCTGTTCCAGTCGCGTAACTTCTCGCGCTTCTTTGAGTTGATGTGAAGCCTTCTCCAAAGCAGCTTGAATTTCTCGCTTTTCAACTTCCTGAGCCGCCGCTAAAAACTGATAATCGCGATCGCTCAAGCTTTTCCCACTACTCCAAGCTAATGCATCCTGCAACGCTTGTCCTCGCAACAGTCGTGATTCATCATGACAATCAGAAGCTTCCCAAGCGGTGATCGCCTCGGCATAAGGACGCAAGTCGGCTAAGGCTTTTGCTGCCCAATTATGGTCAAATACTGCCGCATAAATCTGGTTATAAACTCTTAGCTGTCCCTGCTGCTTGACTACTAATCCCGACAGGCGCAATTCTATTTGTTCGGGGCTGTTATCGCTGGGGATGAGGTGCGATCGCCACACTTGTTGATACAATCCCAAGAGTCTCCCTGTCCGTTCGCCACCACTACGCAACAGGCGATCGCTAATGGTTTTTAAATGCTCTGGTTCGTCTTGCGATGACCAATTGTCAATGATGCGCGATCGCACCAACTTTTCGACTATTTCTGGCTCTTTTCCTTCAGCAATCTCTTGAGAAGTATTGAGAATCAACTTACACAACTTCTGAGTCAGAAAAGGTTGTCCTCCCGTCCAATTCAACACCTCTTGCAACACGGATTGAGGATCGCTAGCAATTCCCGCTAAACCTTCAGCTAAGGGATTTATTTCCTGAATTTGAAACCCATGCAGTTCAATTGCCCTACCAATGTTAAACGGGGTGCGAGTCTTATCTTGAATTAAATCGGAAGGGGTGGCGACTCCCAATAAAGCAAACGTGAGGCGGTTGTATTCTGGTTTGTCAGCGCGACGGTTGTAAAAAGCTCTAATTAAAGCAAAAAAGTCGTCTTTAAAGCTTAATCTGAGCATTGTATCAATTTCATCAATAAAGATGACTATTGGCTCTAGGATTTGTGCTAGTAGCACTTGTGCGATAAACTGACTGAAGCGATGTACTGGTGAAAGATCGTCGCGATCGCTCAGCCATTGGCGGCGATTGATGCTCAAATCGAAACTGCTGGTGAGATCTTGAATAATGCCTCCATACCACTGTTCTGGAGTTACTTTATCGCTACCAATTCCGGTTAAATCGAGTTCTGCACAAGCAATTCCTTCGGTTTGCAACTTGTACATTGTCTGTACTCTGAGGGAAGATTTACCAGTCTGTCTGGAGTTGAGAACGTAACAGAATTCCCCCCGTTTTAAGGCTTCAGAAAATTCTTTATCTGCCTGTCGCACTACATAGGTAGGATGATTAAAATCTAAGCTACCGCCAACTTTATATGAGTAATTTGATTTCATAATAAGATAACTCCTAATTTTAAAAACAATGGCGGTTAAAACCGCATCTATACAGACGAAACCTGCCTACGCAGGTTCATAATTTCTACGTATTAGTCCGCGTAGGCGGACTTGGTTTGTGTAGCCGCGAATTCCATTCGCCAGGGCAATTAATTTCGGGCTTTTACTAATTAAAACCAATGGCGGTTGAAACCGCATCTATACAGACGAAACCTGCCTACGCAGGTTCACAATTTCTACGTATTAGTCCGCGTAGGCGAACTTGGTTTGTGTAGCCGCAAATTGATTCGCCAGGTCAATTTTTATGACAAGCGATCGCCGAAATAAAAACTATATAAATTACACCGAGATTTGACTTCATTCCCTTGCAATTTTACCAGTCCCATTCTTTGTAAATTCCAAATTTCCATCGGTGACAAACGCACATTTTCTGTGGCGGTAATCACCTTTTTTAGAGCTACAGCGAGAGCGGGATTTTTTTGCAGATTTAACAAATGTTCTCGCAACCGATTGCTATAAATTCCGGCTTCAGTCGGTGCAGTTTCTAACAATTGTTTGAGGGATATTTCTGGACGATTTTTTAGATAATATAGAGCCTGCTGCACCATATCTGAATGTCCTCCTACCATCTGCATCAATTCTTCGACATCATCCGTCTTCCAATTGAGTCCGTGTTGCTTAGCTAAATCCTGAACTTGCGCTTGAGAAAATTCTGGCAACTCAATCGGTAAACCCACGTTAAATGGGGACTGATCGATATTCAAGCGAATATAAATTTCGGTGGAATGGATGACGACTAATCGCAACTTTTTCCACTGCTTTCGAGTTCTGCCTTTTTCATACCAAGAACGCAGCAAAGCAAAAAAATCTTCCGAAACTTCTGGG from Merismopedia glauca CCAP 1448/3 includes these protein-coding regions:
- a CDS encoding AAA-like domain-containing protein, with translation MKSNYSYKVGGSLDFNHPTYVVRQADKEFSEALKRGEFCYVLNSRQTGKSSLRVQTMYKLQTEGIACAELDLTGIGSDKVTPEQWYGGIIQDLTSSFDLSINRRQWLSDRDDLSPVHRFSQFIAQVLLAQILEPIVIFIDEIDTMLRLSFKDDFFALIRAFYNRRADKPEYNRLTFALLGVATPSDLIQDKTRTPFNIGRAIELHGFQIQEINPLAEGLAGIASDPQSVLQEVLNWTGGQPFLTQKLCKLILNTSQEIAEGKEPEIVEKLVRSRIIDNWSSQDEPEHLKTISDRLLRSGGERTGRLLGLYQQVWRSHLIPSDNSPEQIELRLSGLVVKQQGQLRVYNQIYAAVFDHNWAAKALADLRPYAEAITAWEASDCHDESRLLRGQALQDALAWSSGKSLSDRDYQFLAAAQEVEKREIQAALEKASHQLKEAREVTRLEQEGTNAWRHFESAQLEALLSAMRASRDLKKLIGDKRSLAEYPTTSSLFTLQNILFNIREQNQLEGHSGEVWSVAFSPDGQTIASCGSDDKTIKLWQLDGTLITTLTGHSAEVNSVAFSLDGQTIASGSWDKTIKLWKPDGTLITTLTGHSGEVWSVAFSPDGQTIASCGSDDKTIKLWQLDGTLITTIIGHNGMTTSVAFSPDGETIASGSDDKTIKLWQRDGTLITTLTGHSDGVYNLAFSPDGETIASGSDDKTIKLWKLDGTLITTFTGHSFGVASIAFSPDGETIASVSDKTIKLWKSDGTAITTLTGHRDLVNSVVFSPDGQTLASGSLDKTIKLWKLNGTLITTLTGHSYVVWSVAFSPVGVSLPSGIGQTIASASRDKTIKLWKLDGTLITTLTGHSGEVWSVAFSPDGETIASASEDKTIKLWKLDGTLITTLTGHSDGVGSVAFSPDGETIASASDDKTIKLWKLDGTLITTLTGHSGEVFSIAFSPVGVSLPSGIGQTIASASEDKTIKLWKLDGTLINTLTGHTDRVTSVAFSPDGQTIVSGSRDKTIKLWKLDGTLITTLTGHSGGITRVVFSPVGVSLPSGIGQTIASASRDNTVKLWHCDGTLITTLTGHRDFVFSIAFSPDGQTLASASADGTVILWSLNLDDLMARGCLWLKDYIASHPQEQEVREICREVGR
- a CDS encoding alpha/beta hydrolase is translated as MSQNKLHLQLASLGLGAFCAFYSVLPSQAAEKIYFTYGSLLFSLRVSSLKTFATEGKVNQDLKFYLKLVDPKQQSKFQKALTQKADISPILLSRFFNSSVGEKILDRFGRTLQIPGGVNGKYGIRGALVQAALDPQGLTLLNFLQKFPTEIQVDLNRGLAVAKDVEQFVTATESIESEMRKISTQQIATQPVRDFSRYPDLRQMGNMGVVTEKWQLEDTSRNRKFFALVYKPQRWREGKTPVIIFSHGLASKPEDFGQIGEYMASYGYVFVIPQHPGSDYIQIQDMIAGYKRQVFEVQEFIDRPKDISYIIDELTRRNQAEFGGRLKLDSVGVAGHSFGGYTALALGGAKIDWDNLEGECDRYIWRINLSLLLQCQALELPQTNYTFKDPRVGAIFAINPANSAIFGQKGLSQISLPVMLGSGSYDPATPIVYEQSRSFLWLTTPDKYLAILEGQAHVDVSKLDPGIQDIINSVPGLTLADSQLLSEYTNALFLGFFEVYIAKNDNYRPYLESSYAKFISQEPFELLTIDGTSSEQLSDVVKQIED